One window of Trueperaceae bacterium genomic DNA carries:
- a CDS encoding 8-oxo-dGTP diphosphatase, which translates to MLTTLAYLRHGGRTLMMLRNRKPNDVHEGKWNGLGGRFEGGESPEECMRREVREESGLEVEEAQLKGILTFPNFAGRGDRWVFVFVVTRFSGKQGECAEGELHWIDDAELLDLELWPGDRVFLPWLNEPGLFSAKFTYEGGRLVSHQVEFY; encoded by the coding sequence ATGCTGACTACTCTCGCCTATCTGCGTCACGGGGGCCGCACCCTGATGATGCTGCGCAACAGGAAGCCGAACGACGTCCACGAGGGGAAGTGGAACGGTCTGGGCGGCAGGTTCGAAGGGGGCGAGTCCCCCGAGGAGTGCATGCGCCGCGAGGTGCGCGAGGAGTCGGGGCTGGAGGTCGAGGAGGCGCAACTCAAGGGCATCCTCACCTTCCCGAACTTCGCCGGCCGCGGCGACAGGTGGGTCTTCGTGTTCGTCGTCACCCGCTTCAGCGGCAAACAAGGAGAGTGCGCCGAGGGTGAGCTCCACTGGATCGACGACGCGGAGTTGCTCGACCTGGAGTTGTGGCCGGGCGACAGGGTCTTCCTGCCCTGGCTGAACGAGCCTGGCCTCTTCTCGGCCAAGTTCACCTATGAGGGTGGCCGACTGGTGAGCCACCAGGTGGAGTTCTACTGA
- a CDS encoding SCP2 sterol-binding domain-containing protein, which produces MTAKELLQRMPEALDPQAAAGTEATIQYEISEPTYQVLRDGKLTVHDGHADNPDLTVITSDENLVKLFRGELNAMAAFMSGKLKVKGDMGLAQRLVGFVQRDKVDVQS; this is translated from the coding sequence ATGACTGCCAAGGAACTTCTTCAGCGCATGCCGGAGGCGCTCGACCCTCAGGCGGCGGCCGGAACCGAAGCGACGATCCAGTACGAGATATCGGAACCCACCTACCAGGTCCTCCGCGACGGCAAACTCACCGTCCACGACGGACACGCCGATAACCCTGACCTGACCGTGATCACCAGCGACGAGAACCTGGTGAAGCTGTTCCGGGGCGAGCTCAACGCCATGGCTGCCTTCATGAGCGGCAAGCTCAAGGTGAAGGGCGACATGGGCCTGGCGCAGCGCCTCGTGGGCTTCGTGCAGCGCGACAAGGTGGACGTTCAGAGCTGA
- a CDS encoding acyl-CoA dehydrogenase family protein encodes MNFALPDDLLLMQRSVREFARSEIASVAAELDREGRFPWETLRKMGELGLLGVLTPEEYGGAGLDTLSYVMLLEEISAADASHGTIMAVTNGLPQAMLLAYGTDEQKRRYLPRLANGEWIGAFCLSEPHCGSDAVAMKTRAQRTANGYRLTGTKAWITSGGEAQLYLVMAKTDARGGARGVSCFLVEKGTPGMEFGAPEEKLGQHAAITTTVTFDECELPPEALLGAEGQGFVLAMSSLDGGRIGIAAQAVGIARAALEAAMEYAAERQAFGQAIREFQGVQFKLSDMATRLEAARLLTQQAAWLKDSGYRVTREASMAKLFASETANFVTDAAVQIFGGYGYSKEYPVERYFRDARVTEIYEGTSEIQRVVIGRQLYRERGR; translated from the coding sequence TTGAACTTCGCCCTGCCCGATGACTTGCTGCTCATGCAGCGGAGCGTGCGGGAGTTCGCCCGCAGCGAGATCGCCAGCGTCGCAGCGGAACTCGACAGGGAGGGGCGCTTCCCGTGGGAGACGTTGCGGAAGATGGGGGAACTTGGGTTGTTGGGCGTCCTCACCCCCGAAGAGTACGGCGGCGCCGGGCTCGACACCCTTTCGTACGTGATGCTGCTCGAGGAGATCTCTGCCGCAGACGCCTCCCACGGCACAATAATGGCCGTAACCAACGGGTTGCCCCAGGCGATGCTGCTGGCCTACGGGACAGACGAGCAGAAGAGGCGCTACCTGCCCAGGCTCGCGAACGGCGAGTGGATCGGGGCGTTCTGTCTCTCCGAGCCCCACTGCGGCTCGGATGCGGTCGCGATGAAGACCAGGGCCCAGAGGACGGCGAACGGCTACCGGCTTACGGGCACCAAGGCGTGGATCACCTCGGGTGGCGAGGCGCAGCTCTACCTGGTGATGGCGAAAACCGACGCGCGGGGCGGCGCTCGTGGCGTCAGCTGTTTCCTGGTGGAGAAGGGCACGCCGGGGATGGAGTTCGGGGCGCCGGAGGAGAAGTTGGGCCAGCATGCGGCCATCACCACCACCGTCACGTTCGACGAGTGCGAGCTTCCGCCGGAGGCGCTGCTGGGGGCCGAGGGGCAAGGTTTCGTGCTGGCGATGAGCTCGCTCGATGGCGGTCGCATCGGCATCGCCGCCCAAGCGGTCGGCATCGCCCGGGCGGCTCTGGAAGCGGCGATGGAGTACGCCGCCGAGCGTCAGGCGTTCGGTCAGGCCATCCGGGAGTTCCAGGGGGTGCAGTTCAAGCTCTCCGACATGGCTACGCGGTTGGAGGCGGCTCGTCTCCTCACCCAGCAGGCCGCCTGGCTCAAGGACAGCGGCTACCGGGTGACCAGGGAGGCGTCGATGGCCAAACTGTTCGCCAGCGAGACGGCCAACTTCGTCACCGACGCGGCGGTGCAGATCTTCGGCGGCTACGGCTATTCGAAGGAGTACCCGGTGGAACGCTACTTCCGCGACGCTCGGGTCACCGAGATCTACGAGGGAACCAGCGAGATACAGCGGGTCGTTATCGGCCGGCAGCTGTACAGGGAGCGGGGACGCTGA
- a CDS encoding acyl-CoA dehydrogenase family protein: protein MIDFSLDEEQKQIQSLARQFAREVIAPQAAEFDREESFPQRIVEQAAELGVLNVGIPEAAGGLGLSMLDEVLIGEELAWGCMGIYSILMASELGITPILLAGSEDQQERFLRPLVGSGGLAAFALSEPDNGSDAAAMKTRAVIEEDEVVLNGTKMWITNGGIADLTVVFATFAPEERHHGVVAVVVEKGAPGLSHQKIHGKLGQRAAHTAELILDDVRVPRGNVLGEPGDGFRIAMRTLDRTRIPVAAGSVGVARRALDEAAAYAVERKAFGKPIADFQAIQFKLANMKIGLETARWQTWYAAWLVDSGQPHTEASAIAKAYASDIAFSAANEALHVHGGYGYVDEYPVAKLMRDVKLNQIYEGTNEIQRVVIARGLLR, encoded by the coding sequence GTGATCGATTTCAGCCTGGACGAAGAGCAGAAGCAGATCCAGTCACTCGCCCGGCAGTTCGCCCGGGAGGTGATAGCCCCGCAGGCCGCCGAGTTCGACCGCGAGGAGAGCTTCCCGCAGAGGATCGTCGAACAGGCCGCCGAACTTGGCGTGCTGAACGTCGGCATCCCCGAGGCCGCCGGGGGGCTGGGGCTGTCGATGCTCGACGAGGTGCTCATCGGCGAGGAGCTCGCCTGGGGTTGCATGGGGATCTACAGCATCCTGATGGCTTCCGAGCTGGGCATAACGCCGATCCTGTTGGCGGGCAGCGAGGACCAGCAGGAGCGCTTCCTGCGGCCACTCGTCGGAAGCGGAGGCCTCGCGGCGTTCGCGCTCTCCGAGCCGGACAACGGCTCGGACGCAGCCGCGATGAAGACCAGGGCCGTCATCGAAGAGGACGAGGTGGTGCTGAACGGCACCAAGATGTGGATAACCAACGGCGGGATCGCCGACCTCACCGTCGTCTTCGCGACCTTCGCCCCCGAGGAGCGGCACCACGGAGTCGTCGCCGTGGTCGTGGAGAAGGGTGCGCCCGGGCTGAGCCATCAGAAAATCCACGGCAAACTGGGTCAGCGGGCGGCGCACACGGCCGAACTGATCCTGGACGACGTGCGGGTCCCCCGGGGCAACGTCCTGGGGGAGCCCGGCGACGGCTTCCGCATCGCCATGCGCACGCTCGACCGCACCCGTATCCCGGTGGCGGCCGGCTCGGTCGGAGTCGCCAGACGCGCTCTGGACGAGGCGGCCGCTTACGCAGTGGAGCGGAAGGCGTTCGGGAAGCCGATCGCCGACTTCCAGGCGATCCAGTTCAAGCTGGCGAACATGAAGATAGGGCTGGAGACGGCACGCTGGCAAACCTGGTACGCCGCCTGGCTGGTGGACAGCGGTCAGCCGCATACCGAGGCTTCGGCGATCGCCAAGGCGTACGCCTCGGATATCGCTTTCTCGGCGGCCAACGAGGCGCTACACGTCCACGGCGGGTACGGCTATGTGGACGAGTACCCGGTGGCCAAGCTGATGCGCGACGTGAAGCTCAACCAGATCTACGAGGGCACGAACGAGATCCAGAGGGTGGTCATCGCCCGCGGCCTGCTCAGGTAG
- a CDS encoding electron transfer flavoprotein subunit beta/FixA family protein codes for MKIVTILKQVPDAEARLRPAPEGVDLSGVSFVIDGMDEYGVEQALRIREGGTEAEVVALALGPARFEEAIRTALAMGADRAIHIETDSRLDPISQARVLAKVIEQEGADLVMVGGKQADWDSSALGPAVAEALGWPHSDWTTGMELREGSLTTVHDADEGTERLEMPLPAVITTQQGLNEPRYPTLPNIMKAKRKELRKTSLEEVGGAEALVELVGESLESRERRNVMLDGDPTEAVRELVRRLRDEAKVLAK; via the coding sequence ATGAAGATCGTCACGATCCTGAAGCAGGTACCCGATGCCGAAGCGCGCTTGAGGCCAGCGCCGGAGGGTGTCGACCTCAGCGGCGTGAGCTTCGTGATCGACGGTATGGACGAGTACGGCGTCGAACAGGCGCTCCGTATCCGCGAGGGGGGCACCGAAGCCGAGGTGGTCGCCCTGGCGCTCGGGCCGGCCCGCTTCGAGGAGGCGATACGCACAGCTCTGGCCATGGGCGCCGACCGTGCCATCCACATCGAAACCGACTCTCGGCTCGACCCGATAAGCCAGGCACGCGTGTTGGCCAAGGTCATCGAGCAGGAGGGGGCCGACCTCGTCATGGTAGGCGGCAAGCAGGCCGACTGGGACAGTTCGGCCCTCGGGCCCGCCGTCGCCGAGGCGCTCGGTTGGCCCCACAGCGACTGGACGACGGGGATGGAGCTGAGGGAGGGCAGCCTCACCACGGTCCACGATGCCGACGAAGGCACTGAGCGCCTCGAGATGCCCCTCCCCGCGGTGATAACCACCCAGCAAGGCCTCAACGAGCCCCGCTATCCGACACTGCCGAACATCATGAAGGCCAAGCGCAAGGAGTTGCGCAAGACGAGTCTTGAGGAGGTCGGCGGCGCCGAAGCGCTCGTCGAACTGGTGGGCGAGTCGCTCGAGAGCCGCGAGCGACGCAACGTCATGCTCGACGGTGACCCGACCGAAGCGGTCCGTGAGCTGGTCCGGCGGTTGCGCGACGAAGCGAAGGTACTCGCCAAGTAG